The Candidatus Liberimonas magnetica genome includes a window with the following:
- a CDS encoding glycosyltransferase — MKILINLVTHRIEKLKACLGRIANNDILIVVNGYDKEIVDYLSEFKTDKLSYIVIENKIGKSKARNIGIEKSQADIIYFLDDDVFFEKDNIKILEDKYEKYPDVKIIGGPNLTPVNSSYFQRISGYIFESPFTAWKMGNRYKIKTPGDVYCDDKKLILCNLAIKKEVFDKENICFDERLYYNEENLLLEKLKEKGYKMLYSPELTVYHYRREDTFGFAKQIFASGKGRAIMTFIMPKTLSLYHIIPSLFLIYIVSLIFSPVWPVPVYVYIIANLSNSIWVTIKNRENIFSFITVFILSFIAHISYGFGFLNGLAWKKHS; from the coding sequence ATGAAGATATTGATAAATTTAGTAACTCATAGGATTGAAAAACTCAAAGCCTGCTTGGGCAGAATTGCAAATAACGATATTTTGATTGTTGTTAACGGATATGACAAGGAAATAGTGGATTATTTGAGCGAGTTTAAAACTGACAAGCTTAGCTATATTGTAATAGAAAACAAAATTGGCAAAAGCAAGGCAAGAAATATCGGGATAGAAAAGTCCCAAGCCGATATAATATATTTCCTGGATGACGATGTTTTTTTTGAAAAAGACAACATTAAAATCCTCGAAGATAAATATGAAAAATACCCTGATGTTAAAATAATAGGCGGGCCTAACCTGACACCCGTGAATAGTTCTTATTTCCAGAGAATATCGGGATATATATTTGAATCTCCTTTTACGGCCTGGAAAATGGGTAATAGATATAAAATAAAAACACCAGGTGATGTATATTGTGATGATAAAAAGTTGATACTATGTAATCTGGCCATTAAAAAAGAAGTATTTGACAAAGAAAATATATGTTTTGATGAAAGGTTGTATTATAATGAAGAAAACCTGCTTTTAGAAAAATTAAAAGAGAAGGGATATAAAATGCTATATTCTCCTGAACTGACGGTTTATCACTACAGGAGAGAAGATACTTTTGGCTTTGCAAAGCAGATATTCGCTTCAGGAAAAGGCAGGGCGATAATGACATTCATAATGCCGAAAACATTGTCTTTATATCATATAATTCCTTCACTATTTTTAATTTACATAGTTTCATTGATTTTTAGCCCTGTATGGCCTGTACCCGTGTATGTGTACATTATTGCGAATTTAAGCAATTCAATATGGGTCACAATAAAAAATAGGGAAAATATATTTAGTTTTATAACAGTTTTTATTTTATCATTCATCGCACATATCTCATATGGCTTTGGATTTTTAAATGGATTGGCATGGAAAAAACACAGTTAA
- a CDS encoding tetratricopeptide repeat protein, translating to MLVFKEIVEYSPDLILLLMGNNISKEFLEMNQHLLNEYTRYFYENYWVCRKIFNLTRNKLKNNPKNIGGIYVFRVNYNEILEISKAKNIPLILFTVPANMKDYPPSSPSIPIDDKDFIIARLEMEENKYNSAIEIFTKLIKTEEYKANPYVYFYAAKCFENMSKYKKAKEMYYEAIDLDYGVRRHSRINEIIREIGRQKSYMFVDIEKIFTEFSENGLLGFDFFSDPCHWRSAYDELIIPEILKEVSRFSGKGPILNLNTDGFNREINRKAISEEASRAILYECNEGFYGVFNVFLSAEEGVPLKEAFVSKLRYIYPKCNKKLQAQVGLKDNIIEYLKLNIWQNNTEALNKNWNVVLWNIGEAFRQMKDYAPALEYFNASINTKSDDINAYYFRGMTYYMLKDYQKARNDWNIVINKDAKYSWLNDLVPLNDNKNIK from the coding sequence TTGCTGGTTTTTAAAGAAATTGTTGAATATTCACCCGATTTAATATTATTGTTAATGGGTAATAATATTTCCAAAGAATTTCTTGAAATGAATCAACATTTACTTAATGAATATACAAGGTACTTCTATGAAAATTACTGGGTTTGCAGGAAGATATTTAATCTTACACGTAATAAATTAAAAAACAACCCGAAAAATATAGGCGGCATTTATGTTTTCAGGGTTAATTATAATGAGATTTTAGAAATTTCAAAAGCTAAAAATATACCGCTTATCTTATTTACTGTCCCGGCAAACATGAAAGATTATCCGCCAAGCAGCCCCAGTATTCCTATAGATGATAAGGATTTTATTATTGCAAGGCTCGAAATGGAGGAAAATAAATATAACTCTGCAATAGAAATATTTACTAAATTAATAAAAACGGAGGAATACAAAGCAAATCCTTACGTATATTTTTATGCTGCTAAATGTTTTGAGAATATGTCAAAATATAAAAAAGCAAAAGAAATGTATTATGAAGCGATTGACCTGGACTATGGCGTAAGGCGCCATAGCAGAATAAACGAGATAATTAGAGAAATTGGAAGGCAAAAGAGCTATATGTTTGTTGATATCGAAAAGATATTTACAGAATTTAGTGAAAATGGACTGCTTGGTTTCGATTTTTTTTCTGATCCTTGTCATTGGAGAAGCGCTTATGACGAATTGATTATTCCGGAAATTCTAAAAGAGGTTAGCAGGTTTAGTGGCAAAGGCCCGATACTCAATCTGAATACGGATGGCTTTAACAGAGAAATAAACCGAAAAGCTATTAGCGAAGAAGCTTCAAGAGCGATATTATATGAATGTAATGAAGGTTTTTATGGTGTTTTTAACGTTTTTTTATCGGCGGAAGAAGGGGTGCCCTTAAAAGAAGCTTTTGTTTCAAAATTAAGGTATATATATCCAAAATGCAATAAGAAATTGCAGGCTCAGGTTGGCTTAAAGGATAATATAATTGAATATCTAAAATTAAATATCTGGCAAAATAATACTGAAGCATTAAATAAAAATTGGAATGTTGTATTATGGAATATTGGAGAAGCATTCAGGCAAATGAAGGATTATGCTCCTGCTCTTGAATATTTTAATGCTTCTATAAACACAAAGAGTGATGATATTAATGCGTATTATTTCCGGGGCATGACTTATTATATGCTTAAAGATTACCAGAAAGCGAGAAATGATTGGAATATAGTTATTAATAAGGATGCAAAATATAGCTGGTTAAACGATTTAGTGCCTTTAAACGATAATAAAAACATTAAATAA
- a CDS encoding fibronectin type III domain-containing protein, whose protein sequence is MKAVIKSLIVISIILMFFSMRGYAFPESISNLTALSMGGVPEGKITLVWTVPDTRDGLSTPSQYQIYPAYELKYATRPITNSNYSWWGNTYDTLSWTNLASSGTIETRDISNLSPGVTYYFALKASDNEGVYGVWKSSIDVESVNTANFNYPYVNIAAPTFRYDKFAVYKTSVVWVWNLSPNAAGYRVKSATSSTNISVDLSASTTFWIQENLTPNSTASIYLQAFNGLISRDSGIITSSFTFANPPTNINVTANTVSSLAIQWDTNSNSPQTRYSVQIKGGPFPSFTKVMNLVRSTTHYDSGLTEKASYDYKVWATNNNGFPEEVIAEKVSYSTTTLSIPPSQPLLLGTSTGMALDGDVMLEWLSSGNDGTNGICTDYLLKWATYTITSQNFGTVASSLVAPKGQSVSGANERYTLTGAGLYPGATYSFALKARDNVGNYSIMSVAKSTATLDKQPNSPTNITAVVKSSYSANIAWSNPSFTGTDDRDKYKIYIASIPPFSQFVYINNKEVNHPTTFYMYKGLVAENSYYFKVSCSDKGINIAQGHFSGNALESTLSETSGLVRTPDSTSPARISAITALPGATEGKVSLRWTNTGDNVVSGAIVNGKLRIDWTNTPSPVFSTNPNAYTHVYRTTSTAQGVVNNYTVTGLTSGLTYYFRVWLADEANNWSGISKGATTYAQVDVTLPGAITKFSVQPGWRKVSLSWVSPGDDGYTNNISGGKFEIKYSSHSNMSSPFPVITISTSVVKGTVCSYTTPTNLSNKTTYYFSIRTADERGNWSNISVTTPSACPRNSPPSAFNLTSPTNYLIVGSSKPVFSWNNSTDSDTSSGDTLSYTLYYSTTVGVTGNVVQGNAGASLTFTPSTALTEDVTYYWKVKVSDLDSISTWSSQSWAVRINAVNSAPSSFNLVSPSNANITNIATPSLSWSRSTDKDPGDTISYRVDYSIYSNFISFSSSSWQSARSFVTPQLDENATYYWRVWASDGLKTTLCSTTFYFRVNAVLQQPVAFNLVSPANNTRFTANLINFTWDKTTQPDPAVDEKVKYNLSYSLFSDFVSSKTLTGLTNNTTSLVVPSDNHKYYWQIDAVGPYGMVKTSNQRLMFYTDAIKELPVWSGYELISPTGSIKITDTLTPLFKWNSAADADPVDTIRYFLQYSVVPTFEGAPTIPIGTDTYYQPLSDSPLLDQSTYYWRVRVSGFDQSIPPNQVDTAYTFTSVGVFIISMTNNPPKTFDLTSPANAGLITTKTPSFSWSESVDTDLNDYVRYSLYISSISDFSSIYFSTTSLSTASLALPKRLLENRQYWWKVVSNDRKGLKTICISSFTFTVPVLNIPVAPSGLKGDLSDNQQNFTLFWSTAVKNEDGTDIDDLSGYKIYRALSLSAFNYTTPIVYISSGTNQWTDTTTQGGMFYYLVRSMDTSGIESQNSMILESLNPDQLNIVSSDNEVLVVVPKDVSKNLLAENNALHKNLSLNIERKTSSETDTILRVYDVNIIDAQLNKVSDYKFDTPLSMEFNYSDISQSIARKARSIQFNPNTLALYWDNGVEYIKVGGYANTTKKKFIALAIKPGAFQLRQTSLAAGFGLASLTPKKVFTPGISPYEKMTFIINNPTGDKVLGKVYDLKGEFVADLKALSDPTNTTVILEWDGKEAHKGVYIYQIEAEGKVINGTIMVVR, encoded by the coding sequence ATGAAAGCTGTTATTAAAAGTTTAATTGTAATTTCAATAATTTTAATGTTTTTTAGTATGAGGGGATATGCTTTTCCCGAAAGCATTTCAAACCTTACGGCTCTTTCTATGGGTGGCGTGCCTGAAGGCAAGATCACATTGGTCTGGACAGTCCCGGATACAAGAGACGGCCTGTCTACTCCATCGCAATATCAGATTTATCCTGCGTATGAGCTTAAATATGCTACAAGACCGATCACTAATTCAAATTATAGTTGGTGGGGTAATACTTATGATACATTAAGCTGGACAAATTTAGCTTCAAGTGGGACTATAGAAACAAGAGATATAAGTAATTTGTCACCTGGGGTAACCTATTATTTTGCTCTTAAGGCAAGCGATAATGAGGGAGTGTACGGGGTTTGGAAGTCATCGATAGATGTAGAATCGGTAAATACAGCTAATTTTAATTATCCTTATGTAAATATAGCTGCACCAACTTTTAGATATGATAAGTTCGCTGTTTATAAAACATCGGTGGTCTGGGTTTGGAACCTATCTCCAAATGCGGCTGGTTACCGCGTAAAAAGCGCTACAAGTTCAACGAACATTTCCGTAGATTTATCCGCAAGCACAACGTTCTGGATACAGGAAAACCTGACACCTAACAGCACAGCTTCGATTTATCTACAGGCATTTAACGGGCTCATAAGCAGGGATTCAGGGATAATAACATCAAGTTTTACTTTTGCGAATCCTCCGACGAATATAAACGTAACAGCTAACACCGTTTCAAGCCTTGCCATACAATGGGATACGAACAGCAACTCCCCGCAAACCAGGTACTCAGTTCAAATCAAAGGCGGCCCGTTCCCGTCTTTTACAAAAGTTATGAACCTTGTCCGTTCAACCACGCATTATGATTCCGGCTTGACCGAAAAAGCAAGTTATGATTATAAGGTATGGGCAACGAATAATAACGGTTTCCCGGAAGAAGTCATCGCAGAAAAAGTTTCTTACTCTACAACTACTTTAAGCATTCCTCCGTCTCAGCCGCTGCTTTTGGGCACAAGCACAGGCATGGCGCTTGACGGGGATGTTATGCTCGAATGGCTTTCATCAGGCAATGACGGGACGAACGGGATATGCACGGATTACCTTCTTAAATGGGCTACTTACACGATAACATCCCAGAATTTTGGCACGGTTGCATCGTCTCTGGTTGCGCCTAAAGGACAAAGTGTGTCAGGAGCGAATGAACGATATACTCTGACAGGAGCAGGGCTTTATCCCGGAGCGACATATTCGTTTGCCTTAAAAGCAAGAGATAATGTAGGCAATTATTCTATAATGTCTGTTGCAAAATCTACGGCTACTCTGGATAAACAGCCCAATTCGCCGACAAACATTACAGCTGTGGTAAAAAGCTCTTATTCTGCGAACATTGCCTGGTCTAACCCGTCTTTTACCGGCACAGATGACAGGGATAAATATAAAATATACATCGCATCAATTCCTCCATTTTCGCAGTTTGTGTATATTAATAATAAGGAAGTAAATCATCCCACTACTTTTTATATGTATAAGGGACTTGTTGCTGAAAATTCCTATTATTTTAAAGTGTCCTGTAGTGATAAGGGTATTAACATAGCCCAGGGACATTTTAGCGGCAATGCTCTGGAGTCTACGCTTTCAGAAACTAGTGGATTAGTACGGACACCTGATTCGACCTCCCCTGCTAGAATTTCAGCAATTACCGCACTCCCCGGAGCAACTGAAGGGAAGGTTTCTTTAAGATGGACAAACACGGGCGACAATGTCGTAAGCGGAGCCATTGTAAATGGAAAACTGCGAATAGATTGGACGAATACCCCGTCGCCGGTTTTCAGTACAAACCCCAATGCCTACACTCATGTCTACAGGACAACGTCAACAGCTCAAGGCGTTGTAAATAATTATACCGTAACAGGATTGACCAGCGGCTTGACATACTATTTCAGGGTATGGCTTGCAGATGAAGCCAATAACTGGTCCGGTATATCAAAAGGAGCAACAACTTATGCGCAAGTTGACGTAACACTGCCCGGAGCAATTACAAAGTTCAGCGTACAACCCGGATGGAGAAAGGTAAGCCTTTCCTGGGTCAGCCCCGGCGATGACGGTTACACGAATAATATATCCGGAGGAAAATTTGAGATAAAATATTCATCGCATTCAAATATGTCCTCTCCTTTTCCTGTGATAACTATATCGACCAGTGTTGTTAAAGGTACGGTTTGTTCTTATACGACACCAACAAATTTAAGCAACAAAACCACTTATTATTTCAGCATTCGTACGGCTGATGAAAGGGGTAACTGGTCAAATATTTCTGTAACCACTCCTTCCGCGTGCCCCAGAAATAGTCCTCCGTCTGCATTTAACCTAACCTCGCCCACAAATTATTTAATAGTAGGCAGTAGTAAGCCGGTTTTTTCCTGGAACAATTCTACAGATAGTGATACCTCCTCAGGAGACACTCTTTCCTACACATTATATTATTCCACCACAGTCGGTGTCACAGGCAACGTTGTCCAAGGCAATGCAGGGGCCAGCCTGACCTTTACTCCAAGTACAGCTTTGACCGAAGATGTTACCTATTACTGGAAAGTGAAAGTTTCAGATTTAGACAGTATAAGCACCTGGTCATCGCAGTCCTGGGCAGTAAGGATAAATGCGGTCAATAGCGCTCCTTCATCGTTTAACCTGGTTTCGCCGTCCAATGCAAATATCACAAATATAGCTACACCGTCTCTTTCCTGGAGCAGGTCTACGGATAAGGATCCGGGAGATACGATCAGTTACAGGGTTGATTACTCAATATACAGCAATTTCATTAGTTTTAGCTCATCCAGCTGGCAGAGCGCAAGGTCTTTTGTCACACCGCAGCTTGATGAAAATGCAACATATTATTGGAGAGTCTGGGCCTCAGACGGTTTAAAAACTACTCTTTGCTCTACAACATTTTATTTCAGGGTAAATGCTGTGCTCCAACAACCGGTTGCTTTTAACCTGGTATCTCCAGCCAACAATACCCGTTTTACTGCTAACCTGATAAACTTTACGTGGGATAAAACAACCCAGCCTGACCCTGCAGTTGACGAAAAAGTAAAATATAATTTAAGTTATTCATTGTTTTCTGATTTTGTGTCGAGCAAAACCCTGACAGGGCTTACGAATAATACAACATCTCTTGTTGTCCCGTCTGATAATCACAAGTATTATTGGCAAATCGATGCAGTAGGGCCTTACGGGATGGTTAAAACGTCAAATCAAAGGCTGATGTTTTATACTGATGCAATAAAAGAACTGCCTGTTTGGAGTGGTTATGAGTTGATAAGTCCTACCGGCAGCATTAAAATAACAGATACTTTAACGCCTTTGTTCAAATGGAACTCTGCTGCTGATGCTGACCCCGTTGACACAATAAGGTATTTCCTGCAGTATTCTGTTGTCCCAACGTTTGAAGGCGCTCCTACTATACCCATAGGGACGGATACATATTATCAACCGCTTTCTGACAGCCCTCTTCTTGACCAGTCTACATATTATTGGAGAGTGAGGGTAAGCGGGTTTGACCAGAGCATTCCTCCAAACCAGGTGGACACAGCATACACATTTACTTCTGTAGGTGTTTTTATAATATCGATGACCAACAACCCTCCGAAAACGTTTGATTTGACTTCTCCTGCAAACGCAGGTTTAATAACCACAAAAACACCATCTTTCAGCTGGAGTGAGTCAGTAGATACAGATCTAAACGATTATGTAAGGTATAGTTTATATATATCGAGTATTTCTGATTTTTCAAGTATTTATTTTTCGACAACTTCTCTTTCAACGGCAAGCCTGGCACTTCCAAAAAGGCTCCTTGAAAACAGGCAGTACTGGTGGAAGGTCGTTTCAAACGACAGGAAAGGGTTAAAAACAATATGTATTTCCAGTTTTACGTTTACAGTGCCGGTATTAAACATACCGGTGGCGCCAAGCGGATTAAAGGGCGACTTGTCGGATAATCAGCAGAATTTCACCCTGTTTTGGAGTACTGCTGTTAAAAACGAAGACGGCACGGATATAGATGACCTTTCGGGGTATAAGATTTATCGTGCTCTTTCTCTTTCGGCTTTCAACTATACTACGCCAATAGTCTATATATCGAGCGGTACAAACCAGTGGACAGATACAACAACTCAAGGCGGGATGTTCTATTATCTTGTCCGTTCAATGGATACTTCGGGTATAGAAAGCCAGAACTCGATGATCCTTGAATCACTTAACCCGGACCAGCTGAACATCGTTTCAAGCGACAACGAAGTTCTGGTCGTTGTTCCTAAAGATGTGTCAAAAAACCTTCTAGCAGAAAATAATGCCTTGCATAAGAATTTAAGCCTGAATATCGAGCGTAAAACAAGCTCGGAGACCGATACCATACTGAGGGTCTATGACGTGAATATAATCGACGCCCAGTTGAACAAAGTCTCAGATTATAAGTTCGATACACCCTTAAGCATGGAGTTCAATTATTCTGACATATCCCAGTCCATAGCGCGTAAGGCACGTTCAATACAATTTAATCCGAACACCCTGGCACTTTACTGGGATAACGGTGTGGAATATATAAAAGTCGGCGGATATGCGAACACTACAAAAAAGAAATTTATAGCGCTTGCCATTAAGCCCGGAGCATTCCAGTTGAGGCAGACAAGCCTTGCGGCTGGTTTTGGCCTTGCAAGCCTGACTCCCAAAAAGGTATTTACGCCGGGAATTTCACCTTACGAAAAAATGACATTCATAATAAATAATCCGACCGGAGACAAGGTCCTTGGCAAAGTTTATGACCTGAAGGGAGAATTTGTCGCTGACCTAAAAGCGTTAAGTGACCCGACAAACACTACCGTGATATTAGAATGGGACGGTAAAGAAGCTCATAAAGGAGTTTATATTTACCAGATAGAGGCCGAAGGGAAAGTGATCAACGGTACTATCATGGTGGTAAGATAG
- the eno gene encoding phosphopyruvate hydratase: MSKIKQVIGREIIDSRGNPTVEVDVILENGVLGRAAVPSGASTGEREALELRDGDKSRFLGKGVLKAVSNVNKQIAQAIAGMEITEQKKIDDKMIALDGTDFKSNLGANALLGVSLACARAAALENKLPLYEYIRKAYEIKSNDYVIPVPMMNILNGGAHADNNVDLQEFMVMPVAQKTFREALRTGAEVFHNLKSVLKKRGYATSVGDEGGFAPNLKSNEEALEVIAEAVSNAGYKLGEDILIALDAAASELFENNQYVLEGEVSNKTKTSAQMVDFYADLLAKYPIISIEDGLSEKDWTGWKELTQRLGKKVQIVGDDVFVTNTNIFSEGIKKGIANSILIKVNQIGTLSETVAAVKMAFEAGYTAVISHRSGETEDTFIADLSVALNTGQIKTGSASRTDRICKYNQLLRIEEELGKKAKYLGKKVFKV, translated from the coding sequence ATGTCAAAGATTAAGCAGGTGATCGGCCGGGAAATCATAGATTCTCGCGGAAACCCGACAGTAGAAGTAGATGTTATTTTAGAAAACGGAGTATTAGGCAGGGCCGCTGTGCCGTCCGGCGCTTCAACAGGGGAAAGAGAGGCGCTTGAGTTAAGAGACGGAGATAAAAGCCGTTTCCTGGGGAAAGGCGTTTTAAAAGCTGTTAGCAATGTAAATAAACAAATAGCACAAGCTATTGCAGGAATGGAAATAACCGAACAAAAAAAAATCGATGATAAAATGATAGCACTTGACGGCACAGACTTCAAATCCAATCTCGGAGCGAATGCTTTACTTGGAGTATCTCTTGCCTGTGCAAGAGCAGCAGCTCTGGAAAACAAATTGCCCTTGTATGAATATATAAGAAAAGCGTACGAAATCAAGTCAAATGACTATGTAATTCCTGTGCCAATGATGAATATCTTAAACGGCGGAGCTCATGCTGACAACAATGTTGACCTGCAGGAGTTTATGGTCATGCCGGTAGCTCAGAAAACGTTTAGGGAAGCATTGCGCACCGGCGCAGAGGTTTTCCATAACTTAAAAAGCGTTTTAAAGAAAAGAGGCTATGCAACAAGCGTAGGTGACGAAGGCGGTTTTGCACCAAATTTGAAATCTAATGAAGAGGCGCTGGAAGTAATAGCAGAAGCTGTATCAAATGCGGGGTATAAGCTGGGAGAGGACATACTTATCGCCCTTGATGCAGCTGCAAGCGAGCTTTTTGAAAATAATCAATATGTCCTTGAAGGCGAAGTTTCAAATAAAACAAAAACTTCAGCTCAAATGGTTGACTTTTATGCGGACTTACTCGCTAAATATCCCATAATATCCATAGAAGATGGATTAAGCGAGAAAGACTGGACCGGATGGAAAGAGCTCACGCAAAGATTAGGCAAGAAGGTACAGATTGTCGGGGACGATGTCTTCGTAACAAACACGAATATATTTTCCGAAGGCATAAAAAAAGGTATCGCAAACTCGATATTAATTAAGGTCAACCAGATAGGCACTCTTTCAGAGACCGTAGCTGCCGTTAAGATGGCATTTGAGGCAGGATATACGGCTGTGATCTCGCACAGGTCAGGGGAAACAGAGGATACTTTTATAGCCGATCTTTCCGTGGCTTTAAATACAGGCCAGATAAAAACAGGCTCAGCTTCCCGTACCGATAGAATATGTAAATATAACCAGCTCTTAAGGATTGAAGAAGAGCTTGGCAAAAAAGCCAAATATTTAGGAAAGAAAGTTTTTAAAGTTTAA
- a CDS encoding radical SAM protein: protein MNNIKKFLEKESIELEKKAIPKRTEVLPPEEIHFELTYKCNSKCIMCNLRYLNKKDKELTLKDLEKLVLGSDLLKNIKFVVLSGGEALLRKDFLEIFKFFSINFPDANILILSNFLNKDLIIETLEQIKPLIDPKRLSLGTSLDGLESGHDKIRGIKKGFYSLTSTMKAVREIFPQIYFSLNFTITPQNCGQILPSYNWCKENNYHISYQIMVQKKETEQFIWKPEHISIIENQIDEIISDIYENSKINNLESLLSQKGLFSYLLSLHYIPKYVREKRRFYPNCPCGQKFAMIDPYGNLYFCPVHKDKAAGNLKKYGFDDIWVSGKSRQIRDFFDKKTCHCWLTCTNGYMLEDAIRLNPPDK, encoded by the coding sequence ATGAATAACATAAAGAAATTTCTAGAAAAAGAATCAATAGAACTGGAAAAAAAAGCTATACCAAAAAGAACCGAGGTCTTGCCGCCTGAAGAGATTCATTTTGAATTAACATATAAATGCAATTCTAAGTGCATAATGTGCAATTTAAGGTATCTAAATAAAAAGGACAAAGAATTAACCCTAAAAGACCTTGAAAAACTTGTTTTAGGTTCGGATTTATTGAAGAATATTAAATTCGTAGTCCTTAGCGGCGGAGAGGCTCTGTTAAGAAAAGATTTTTTGGAGATATTTAAGTTTTTTTCAATAAACTTTCCTGATGCCAATATCCTTATCTTGTCAAATTTCCTGAACAAAGATTTAATTATCGAAACACTTGAACAAATAAAACCCTTGATCGATCCAAAACGTTTATCTTTAGGTACTTCTTTAGACGGGCTGGAAAGCGGACACGATAAGATTAGAGGCATAAAAAAGGGATTTTATTCATTGACAAGTACAATGAAAGCTGTAAGAGAAATTTTTCCACAAATATATTTTAGCCTAAATTTTACCATAACTCCGCAAAATTGCGGCCAGATACTTCCAAGTTATAATTGGTGTAAAGAAAATAATTACCATATTTCATACCAGATTATGGTCCAAAAAAAAGAAACGGAACAATTTATATGGAAACCTGAGCATATTTCGATCATTGAAAATCAAATAGACGAGATTATTTCGGACATTTACGAAAACAGCAAAATAAATAATTTAGAATCATTATTGTCACAGAAAGGATTATTTTCATATTTGCTGAGCTTGCACTATATTCCGAAATATGTCAGGGAAAAAAGAAGGTTTTATCCGAATTGCCCGTGCGGGCAGAAATTTGCGATGATAGACCCGTACGGTAATTTGTATTTCTGCCCTGTACATAAAGACAAGGCAGCAGGTAATCTCAAGAAGTATGGTTTTGATGATATCTGGGTATCAGGCAAATCAAGACAAATAAGGGATTTTTTTGATAAGAAGACATGCCATTGCTGGCTTACATGCACCAACGGCTACATGCTGGAGGATGCAATAAGGCTGAACCCACCTGACAAATGA
- the thyX gene encoding FAD-dependent thymidylate synthase has translation MDKESEKLTRITVPELDQVLGKPFKVLDDGFVRVVDYMGTDASIVQSARVSYGAGTKTMNDDETLIRYLIRHKHTSPFEMCEIKFHLRVPMDCWRQWIRHRTANVNEYSTRYSIAIDSTSKTKEDQWRMQALRNRQGSAGFIDIKNGRELSKREAELHELLQNEYKRRIELGVAREQARKDLPLSTYTEAYWKIDLNNLLHFLELRMENKAQLEIRQYSETIGEEVVKRWCPMVWAAFKEYQFEPVKLSRTDEKIISLISKNDINGALKFAEEIGFIKKKEGGIKRNLECLELEDKLVRLGISIPWKTQD, from the coding sequence ATGGATAAAGAAAGCGAAAAACTGACGAGGATCACCGTCCCTGAGTTAGACCAGGTGTTGGGAAAACCTTTTAAAGTGTTAGATGACGGTTTTGTCAGAGTAGTTGATTATATGGGTACCGATGCTTCGATCGTTCAATCAGCCAGGGTTTCCTACGGTGCCGGTACTAAAACAATGAACGATGATGAGACGTTGATAAGGTACCTTATAAGGCATAAACATACTTCCCCGTTTGAAATGTGCGAAATAAAATTTCACCTGCGGGTTCCCATGGATTGCTGGAGGCAATGGATAAGGCACAGGACAGCCAATGTCAATGAATACTCGACCAGGTATTCCATAGCTATTGATTCTACCTCTAAAACAAAAGAAGACCAATGGCGTATGCAGGCTTTAAGGAACAGACAGGGAAGTGCAGGTTTTATCGATATTAAAAACGGAAGAGAGCTTTCAAAAAGAGAAGCAGAGTTGCATGAGTTACTCCAAAATGAGTACAAAAGAAGGATCGAGCTTGGAGTCGCAAGGGAGCAGGCTAGAAAAGACCTCCCGTTATCGACTTATACAGAAGCATACTGGAAAATAGATCTAAACAACCTGCTTCATTTTTTAGAGCTTAGAATGGAAAATAAAGCACAGCTTGAGATCAGGCAATACTCCGAGACGATCGGAGAAGAAGTCGTCAAAAGATGGTGTCCTATGGTATGGGCGGCATTTAAGGAATATCAGTTTGAACCGGTTAAACTTTCAAGAACGGATGAGAAAATAATCAGCTTGATCTCAAAAAATGATATTAACGGAGCATTAAAGTTTGCCGAAGAAATTGGTTTTATCAAAAAGAAGGAAGGCGGCATAAAAAGAAACCTTGAGTGCCTGGAACTCGAAGATAAACTGGTACGTTTAGGAATATCAATCCCCTGGAAAACCCAAGATTAA
- a CDS encoding septum formation initiator family protein codes for MDGRRYLEEPEAPAGGAPLKLPKNIIYIIVGAIIFLFLFGNAGSRKLVRRFWEIYKLKGELEQLKKENALLKKEIFLLQNDPSYVERITRKELGLIAPGEVEYRLKREE; via the coding sequence ATGGATGGCAGGCGTTATTTAGAGGAGCCTGAGGCTCCTGCCGGAGGGGCTCCGCTGAAACTGCCGAAGAATATAATTTATATTATTGTTGGGGCTATAATTTTCCTATTTCTTTTTGGAAACGCTGGCTCAAGAAAGCTTGTAAGGCGTTTTTGGGAAATTTACAAGTTAAAAGGAGAACTCGAGCAGTTAAAAAAAGAGAATGCTCTTTTGAAAAAAGAAATATTTTTGTTACAAAATGATCCATCTTATGTAGAGCGCATAACCCGCAAAGAACTTGGATTAATAGCCCCGGGAGAAGTTGAATACAGGCTTAAAAGGGAAGAATAA